One window of Misgurnus anguillicaudatus chromosome 13, ASM2758022v2, whole genome shotgun sequence genomic DNA carries:
- the LOC129431407 gene encoding uncharacterized protein isoform X1, which produces MSKHCGGVVALLFLIKLCYNECCPELCQCFSAATVICSDDRMKVLPVNISTQVKELIVVASGVTHVNGSSFRENLKLNKLVILNCLLKVVSSNAFDQLTELRELEISGNSHLFTFEMETFNKLAHLTRLLLNNNMISVLYNGIFDCLQRLETLKLRGNGLSYLPSLLFQNLYQLQELDLSFNHIGSLSADIFHNNSVLRVFTMQGNMISYLPVAIFAHLNNLEELNFQSNHIMILNPEAFPPSLRKLVLKKNRLVQLSPVGSQKLQHLLYLDLSQNSLSELPTDFFQNLISLKNLDLSENQIVLLHSTVFKGLFNLKTINLQRNNLSLLEGNLFKDQQVMEKLYLSMNNLRSLPFGFFDYLDFQCIVQLHGNPWHCDCDIQYFLDWLRYNHRNVDDFSKVYCNEPEFIKGHSLVSLDKEMLVCSKNSSSELEGSAADIAQSVTKIPSNDYSTIQCSFQEFNDATSIRCKVTKCTSLKFQAVFENADGNKSECVVSNEWPAPTGCLNGTL; this is translated from the coding sequence ATGTCAAAGCACTGTGGTGGTGTTGTTGCTTTACTTTTCCTTATTAAACTGTGCTACAATGAATGCTGTCCTGAACTATGCCAGTGCTTCTCAGCTGCAACGGTCATTTGCTCAGATGACAGAATGAAAGTTTTACCTGTAAACATCTCCACACAAGTGAAAGAACTTATCGTAGTGGCATCTGGTGTCACACACGTGAATGGAAGTTCCTTTAGAGAAAACCTTAAACTTAATAAGCTGGTTATTCTTAACTGCCTCTTAAAAGTGGTTTCAAGCAATGCCTTTGATCAGCTGACTGAGCTGCGGGAGCTTGAAATCAGTGGAAACTCtcatttgtttacatttgaaaTGGAGACCTTCAACAAGTTGGCTCACCTTACAAGACTTTTACTCAACAACAACATGATCAGTGTTTTGTACAATGGCATTTTTGACTGTTTACAGAGACTGGAAACATTAAAGTTAAGGGGAAATGGCTTGTCATATCTACCCAGTCTTCTTTTTCAAAATCTTTACCAACTTCAGGAACTTGACTTGTCTTTTAACCACATAGGCTCTCTGTCAGCTGATATATTTCATAACAACTCTGTTTTGAGGGTGTTTACCATGCAGGGCAACATGATCTCATACCTTCCAGTAGCCATCTTTGCCCACCTAAATAATTTGGAGGAGCTGAATTTCCAAAGCAATCACATAATGATTCTGAATCCTGAAGCATTTCCACCAAGTCTCCGGAAACttgttcttaaaaaaaatagacTGGTCCAACTATCCCCTGTGGGTTCTCAGAAACTACAACACCTTTTATATTTGGACTTGTCTCAAAATAGTCTCTCTGAACTCCCTACGGATTTCTTTCAGAACCTCATCTCACTGAAAAATCTGGACCTGTCTGAGAACCAGATTGTTTTATTGCATAGTACTGTCTTCAAAGGACTATTTAATCTAAAAACAATCAATTTGCAGAGAAATAACCTGAGCTTACTGGAAGGTAACTTGTTTAAGGATCAGCAAGTCATGGAGAAGTTGTACTTATCTATGAACAACTTGCGAAGTTTACCATTCGGCTTTTTTGATTACCTTGATTTCCAGTGCATAGTTCAACTCCATGGGAATCCCTGGCACTGTGACTGTGACATACAGTATTTCTTAGATTGGCTGAGGTACAACCACAGAAATGTGGATGATTTCAGTAAGGTTTACTGCAATGAACCGGAGTTTATTAAAGGGCACAGTCTGGTCTCTTTGGATAAGGAAATGCTTGTTTGTTCGAAAAATTCTAGTTCTGAGTTGGAAGGTTCAGCTGCCGATATTGCtcaaagtgttaccaaaattcCCTCCAATGATTACAGCACGATTCAGTGTTCATTCCAGGAATTCAATGATGCAACATCCATTAGGTGCAAAGTCACTAAATGTACCAGCTTGAAGTTTCAGGCTGTTTTCGAAAATGCAGATGGAAATAAATCAGAATGTGTAGTGAGCAATGAGTGGCCAGCACCAACTGGATGCTTAAATGGGACCTTGTAG